Proteins encoded by one window of Aliivibrio wodanis:
- the apbE gene encoding thiamine biosynthesis lipoprotein ApbE produces the protein MTVSVTHLVNKAKIVLLSCLALVLLSGCGDQREQVYINGPTMGTSYNIKYIGKDGLPKSEVVHAEIDKRLELVNDQMSTYRKDSELSQFNTSEELTPFTVSKDTATVIKEAMRLNEVTLGALDVTVGPLVNLWGFGPEARPEVVPTEDELNTRRAIVGIQHLNVTETTVTKDIPELYVDLSTIAKGWGVDVVANYLEELGITDYMVEVGGEMRVKGNNKENVAWRIAIEKPSVDERSIQEIIEPGHHAVATSGDYRIYFEKEGVRYSHIINPITGKPIANKVVSVTVLDKSSMTADGLATGLMVLGEEKGMEVAEQHNIPVFMIVKTQDGFKEIASEAFKPFLK, from the coding sequence GTGACTGTCAGTGTTACTCATTTAGTAAATAAAGCTAAAATTGTTTTATTGTCTTGCCTAGCGTTAGTGCTACTTTCTGGTTGTGGTGATCAACGTGAGCAAGTGTATATAAATGGCCCTACAATGGGGACAAGCTATAATATTAAATATATTGGCAAAGATGGATTACCTAAATCTGAAGTCGTTCATGCTGAGATAGATAAACGCTTAGAGTTAGTTAATGATCAAATGTCAACGTATCGAAAAGATTCAGAGTTAAGTCAATTTAATACAAGTGAAGAGTTAACTCCGTTTACCGTATCGAAAGACACAGCAACAGTGATTAAAGAAGCGATGCGTTTAAATGAAGTGACATTAGGGGCATTAGACGTAACGGTTGGACCTTTGGTCAATCTATGGGGATTTGGCCCAGAAGCTCGCCCTGAAGTAGTTCCAACAGAAGATGAATTAAATACTCGTCGTGCTATTGTTGGTATACAACACTTAAACGTAACAGAAACGACAGTAACAAAAGACATTCCAGAGCTGTATGTTGATTTATCAACCATAGCAAAAGGCTGGGGTGTCGATGTTGTTGCCAATTACCTAGAAGAGTTAGGCATAACTGATTACATGGTGGAAGTCGGCGGTGAAATGCGCGTTAAAGGCAACAATAAAGAGAACGTTGCTTGGCGTATCGCGATTGAAAAACCATCTGTCGATGAGCGTTCAATCCAAGAGATCATTGAACCTGGCCATCATGCTGTTGCGACATCTGGTGATTACCGTATTTATTTTGAAAAAGAGGGCGTTCGTTACTCTCATATTATCAATCCGATTACCGGTAAACCAATTGCGAATAAAGTTGTCTCAGTAACAGTACTTGATAAATCGTCGATGACAGCAGATGGATTAGCAACTGGCTTAATGGTATTAGGCGAAGAAAAAGGCATGGAAGTCGCAGAACAACATAATATTCCTGTTTTCATGATAGTGAAAACCCAAGATGGCTTTAAAGAAATAGCTTCTGAAGCCTTTAAGCCTTTTTTGAAATAA